A region from the Thauera humireducens genome encodes:
- a CDS encoding mechanosensitive ion channel family protein, translating to MKVPESAPWLRNATGLVLLVLTAVFAEPLLGLLPPGLALEEWSDAVRNAAIALATFTGAHLMHSLAAARLSQRRKGHRPVPKVLLDLLRVFLYALALLVSLSLLFRQDLSGILTGSGLVLAVLGFAIRNVVADTLSGIALGIEAPFRMGDWVRIETLAQGRVQEIGWRTTRLVTRDSTYVILPNSQISRQRITNFSAPRKEYRDHAELTLPVTLAVADAKALILEALQQAENIVGEKAPEVQVVNYGPQGVTYQVKYWVPQHDREPVCRNEVFSLVDAALRARGTPLMQVPPACPVCNADRIETCP from the coding sequence ATGAAGGTTCCCGAGTCTGCGCCCTGGCTGCGCAACGCAACCGGTCTCGTCCTGCTGGTACTGACGGCCGTGTTCGCGGAGCCGCTGCTGGGCTTGCTGCCGCCGGGCCTTGCGCTCGAGGAATGGTCCGACGCAGTGCGCAACGCGGCCATCGCCCTGGCGACGTTCACCGGCGCCCATCTCATGCATTCGCTGGCGGCTGCGCGGCTTTCGCAACGCCGCAAGGGGCACAGGCCGGTGCCCAAGGTGCTGCTCGATCTGCTCAGGGTGTTCCTGTACGCGCTGGCGCTGCTGGTCTCCCTGTCATTGCTGTTCCGCCAAGACCTGTCGGGCATTCTCACCGGCTCGGGCCTGGTGCTGGCGGTGCTCGGCTTCGCCATCCGCAACGTGGTCGCGGACACGCTGTCGGGCATCGCCCTCGGGATCGAGGCGCCGTTCCGCATGGGCGACTGGGTGCGGATCGAGACCCTGGCCCAGGGCCGGGTACAGGAGATCGGCTGGCGGACGACACGACTGGTCACCCGCGACAGCACCTATGTGATCCTGCCCAACAGCCAGATCTCGCGCCAGCGCATCACCAATTTCAGCGCGCCACGCAAGGAGTACCGCGACCATGCCGAACTCACCCTGCCGGTGACCCTGGCGGTGGCGGACGCCAAGGCGCTGATCCTCGAGGCCCTGCAGCAGGCCGAGAACATCGTCGGCGAAAAGGCACCCGAGGTCCAGGTGGTGAATTACGGCCCGCAGGGCGTCACCTACCAAGTGAAATACTGGGTGCCGCAGCACGACCGCGAGCCGGTCTGCCGCAACGAGGTCTTCAGCCTGGTCGATGCGGCGCTGCGCGCCCGGGGCACGCCGCTCATGCAGGTCCCGCCCGCGTGCCCCGTGTGCAACGCCGACCGGATCGAAACATGCCCCTGA